In Stigmatopora argus isolate UIUO_Sarg chromosome 10, RoL_Sarg_1.0, whole genome shotgun sequence, the following proteins share a genomic window:
- the znf296 gene encoding zinc finger protein 296, whose protein sequence is MSRRKLGSRPQHLSAIHESPDPTDGSVPAAQDYRAAPYILTPDEGGDLLTCGQCSRAFPLAHILAFIQHKQGGCLPRNQVARAAPPSPAHRAPRYHSATALIELRREEEASDRERGWGVELGVKVEPGNAGSGEPSYFTCQQCECVFPSAWALLKHAQHAHSFSIYQEDEDEDEEDLGPRGVLKGNRAVAATLDPRHLGQALASAFRPSTSRPARAPAAPSAASHDALQALNFSERLRVLAVGNNNPVGGSAPSLSSSPPAASPFPHAGVLQPGFLCELCDHSFQSPRALSAHRRTHACEKPYHCGVCSQAFSQSGLLARHIRGHHRESGYDAVDMVVVDATRGRFQMHPGKAATDVRAHAPLESDPKLPAVASGLMLLPSQIRPPDRELLRFYQSRRDCGEEDGEARGEPRRASPCASPSEGSLESGETGGSGESGIASGNCTPKRTEISERSEMVDFGSAQVSDAVQEWQRENERRGGVGSDVTSGSAAKKKKDEACEYCGKQFRNSSNLTVHRRSHTGERPYRCGLCSYACAQSSKLTRHMKTHGAQGAKAPFLCQLCAVPFTVYATLEKHLKKVHGLSHASVGAYAQVSANDALAAAKDEEAAVVVKTEEEEASLDQMADVAKLGGLNLEGGAEGLAALSPPLEPAFKLNRVQN, encoded by the exons ATGTCCAGGCGCAAACTTGGCAGCAGACCGCAGCACCTGAGTGCCATTCAcg AATCTCCTGACCCAACGGACGGAAGCGTACCCGCGGCGCAGGACTACCGCGCAGCCCCGTACATCCTGACGCCCGATGAGGGCGGCGACCTCTTGACCTGCGGCCAGTGCAGCCGGGCCTTTCCCCTGGCGCACATCCTGGCCttcatccaacacaaacaggGCGGATGTCTCCCACGAAACCAAGTCGCCCGCGCCGCGCCCCCCTCACCTGCCCACCGAGCCCCACGCTACCATAGCGCCACGGCCCTCATCGAGCTGAGAAGAGAGGAGGAGGCGTCGGATAGGGAACGAGGCTGGGGGGTGGAGCTCGGCGTGAAGGTGGAGCCTGGCAACGCAG GGTCCGGGGAGCCCTCCTATTTCACCTGCCAGCAGTGCGAATGCGTCTTTCCCTCTGCCTGGGCTTTGCTAAAACACGCCCAGCACGCGCATTCCTTCAGCATCTACCAggaggatgaagatgaagacgaaGAGGACTTGGGGCCGAGAGGAGTCCTGAAAGGGAACCGAGCTGTCGCCGCCACCCTGGACCCTCGCCATTTGGGCCAAGCGCTCGCCTCGGCTTTCCGGCCCTCCACCTCACGACCGGCTCGTGCCCCCGCGGCTCCTTCCGCCGCGTCACATGACGCCCTCCAGGCTCTCAACTTCTCCGAGCGTCTGAGGGTGCTCGCCGTGGGCAACAACAACCCCGTCGGCGGCTCGGCCCCGTCCCTGTCCTCCTCCCCGCCGGCGGCGTCGCCTTTTCCTCATGCGGGAGTCCTTCAGCCCGGGTTCCTCTGCGAGTTGTGCGACCACAGCTTCCAGTCCCCCCGCGCCCTCTCCGCCCACCGTCGGACTCACGCGTGCGAGAAGCCATATCACTGCGGGGTCTGCAGCCAGGCCTTCTCCCAGAGTGGTCTCCTGGCCCGTCACATCAGGGGGCACCACAGGGAGAGCGGGTACGACGCAGTAGatatggtggtggtggatgcCACCCGGGGGAGGTTCCAAATGCACCCGGGGAAGGCGGCGACGGATGTCAGAGCGCACGCCCCCTTGGAGTCGGACCCCAAACTTCCCGCCGTGGCTTCGGGTCTGATGCTGCTTCCCTCACAGATCCGACCTCCGGACAGAGAGCTGTTGAGGTTCTACCAAAGCCGAAGGGACTGCGGCGAAGAAGACGGCGAGGCGCGGGGGGAGCCCCGGCGCGCCTCTCCCTGCGCCAGCCCGTCCGAGGGCTCGCTGGAGAGCGGCGAGACGGGCGGCAGCGGCGAAAGCGGCATCGCTAGCGGTAACTGCACGCCCAAGCGGACGGAGATCAGCGAGCGTTCGGAGATGGTGGACTTTGGCTCGGCCCAGGTCAGCGACGCGGTGCAGGAGTGGCAGCGGGAAAACGAGCGGCGGGGCGGGGTAGGTTCCGACGTCACGTCCGGCTCCGCcgccaagaagaagaaggacgAGGCCTGCGAGTACTGCGGCAAACAGTTCCGCAACAGCAGCAACCTGACGGTGCACCGTCGCAGCCACACGGGGGAGCGGCCGTACCGCTGCGGCCTGTGCAGCTACGCCTGCGCCCAGAGCTCCAAGCTGACGCGGCACATGAAGACGCACGGCGCCCAGGGAGCCAAGGCGCCCTTTTTGTGCCAGCTGTGCGCCGTGCCTTTCACCGTCTACGCCACCCTGGAGAAGCACCTAAAGAAGGTGCACGGCCTCAGCCACGCCAGCGTAGGCGCCTACGCCCAGGTCAGCGCCAACGACGCTTTGGCCGCCGCCAAAGACGAAGAAGCGGCCGTGGTCGTGAAGACGGAGGAGGAAGAAGCCAGTCTCGATCAGATGGCCGACGTGGCAAAGTTAGGAGGACTCAACCTGGAGGGCGGCGCAGAAGGCCTCGCGGCTTTGAGTCCTCCCTTAGAGCCAGCGTTCAAACTAAACCGTGTGCAGAATTGA